One segment of Anatilimnocola aggregata DNA contains the following:
- a CDS encoding transglutaminase-like domain-containing protein: MRNHFKVTLFVLAAVLAGCQPTAAPPAIKPVTGPLVRPAPVTGPITSPTVEPSGPSVQPVNHETASSGEREVWSVFYMQDQRVGFSHVVTRPVQDGGRTLLHTHGQSELTLNREGSVLTQRIELQTWETPEGKLERFQSRRTSGPGEIVTQGKRLGAMMLVATESLGKRETKPVPFAENCGGYFAAEQSLERSPLKAGESRTVPSLVPVIDQQGEIILTALGEEEVSIRGLTQQLMKVKSDIKIAGQTLTTFCWIDSRGQTLKTFDPSFKQEAYKTTREFALAKEDLGKIDLLAVTTVPLTGKLRDVRPLFEATYVAKLKGDKIANHFANDEFQQVTKVDDHTVRLTIAELDRLSPVNRERLSEPPTPEDSAPNSLVQSDDAAIVRLANSLAGDRTEPFQVALALAKGTRAHISKRTYAQAFATAAEVVRTQEGDCTEHAVLLAALCRARKIPARVVLGLVYYPPQKGFAYHMWNEVWVGNRWFPLDATVVQGTVGADHIKLRHASLHGESAYAVMLPLLQVVGRLELEVVEVE; encoded by the coding sequence ATGCGAAATCACTTCAAAGTCACGCTGTTTGTACTGGCCGCGGTCCTGGCGGGCTGTCAGCCCACGGCTGCGCCGCCAGCGATCAAGCCCGTGACGGGTCCGCTTGTAAGGCCTGCGCCGGTTACGGGGCCGATCACTTCGCCCACGGTCGAACCAAGTGGTCCGAGTGTCCAGCCAGTCAACCATGAAACGGCCTCGTCGGGCGAGCGCGAGGTTTGGTCGGTCTTCTATATGCAGGATCAGAGGGTTGGCTTTTCACATGTCGTCACGCGGCCGGTGCAGGATGGGGGACGGACGCTGTTGCACACGCATGGGCAATCGGAACTGACACTGAATCGCGAGGGGAGTGTGCTGACGCAGCGGATTGAATTGCAGACCTGGGAAACGCCCGAGGGCAAACTTGAGCGATTTCAATCGCGGCGAACATCGGGGCCAGGCGAAATCGTCACGCAGGGCAAGCGCCTGGGCGCGATGATGCTGGTCGCTACCGAGTCCCTCGGCAAGCGCGAAACGAAACCAGTTCCATTTGCCGAGAATTGCGGAGGCTATTTCGCCGCGGAACAATCGCTGGAGCGGTCACCGCTCAAAGCGGGCGAGAGCCGCACGGTCCCAAGTTTGGTTCCGGTCATCGATCAGCAAGGCGAAATCATTCTGACCGCACTAGGCGAAGAAGAAGTCTCGATTCGCGGCCTCACCCAGCAACTGATGAAAGTGAAAAGCGATATCAAAATCGCCGGTCAAACGCTGACGACGTTCTGCTGGATCGATAGTCGGGGACAAACTCTCAAGACGTTCGACCCCAGCTTTAAACAGGAAGCTTATAAGACGACTCGCGAGTTCGCGCTGGCGAAAGAAGACCTCGGCAAGATCGATCTGTTGGCTGTGACAACGGTGCCGTTAACGGGAAAGCTGCGAGATGTTCGCCCACTCTTCGAAGCCACTTATGTGGCCAAACTCAAAGGCGACAAGATTGCCAATCATTTTGCGAACGACGAGTTTCAGCAAGTGACCAAGGTCGACGACCACACAGTCAGGCTGACGATCGCCGAACTCGACCGCCTTAGCCCCGTGAATCGTGAGCGGCTCAGCGAACCACCGACACCCGAAGATTCAGCCCCGAATAGCCTGGTGCAAAGCGATGACGCTGCCATTGTGCGGCTGGCAAACTCGTTGGCCGGCGATAGAACCGAACCGTTCCAGGTTGCTTTGGCCCTCGCCAAGGGAACGCGGGCCCACATCAGCAAGCGGACCTACGCCCAGGCATTTGCCACTGCTGCGGAAGTGGTGCGGACGCAAGAAGGAGATTGCACCGAGCACGCGGTGTTACTTGCTGCACTTTGCCGGGCGAGAAAAATTCCCGCTCGCGTTGTTTTGGGGCTCGTTTATTATCCACCGCAGAAGGGCTTTGCGTATCATATGTGGAATGAAGTTTGGGTCGGCAATCGCTGGTTCCCCCTCGACGCCACGGTCGTCCAGGGGACAGTCGGGGCCGATCATATTAAACTGAGACACGCGAGTTTGCATGGCGAGTCGGCTTACGCGGTGATGTTACCGCTGCTGCAGGTTGTCGGCCGTTTGGAGTTGGAGGTCGTCGAAGTCGAGTGA
- a CDS encoding DUF1570 domain-containing protein, translating to MARYFLICSFLVIVAHWSAHNLCAQSPKPSAPKTLGAWKLEELLLKDGKVYKGVVQDEREYDLDFAEIMQPAGKPMYGVLRWVNKREVLKLTKLPKEEHEELLQRFEQFRNRTVIEAGRMEELLLKQDEVGGKLHHLYDGPWFRVDSTTDEETTRRCVVRIEQIFRAYRMVLPPKGRPPEPLTVRLFGSLDEYRAELRRMKLNIKNPAFYSTRQRTILAGSDLNTYAEHLTEIRSHHEELRKTWQKFDVDFQRETARIIGDLKTAKFTTDEINAEIRLRKARWNEQLVAQFNTITEQDRRNDGKFAEVTAQMFAQLYHEAFHAWIDNFVYASSRQNVPRWLNEGLAQVFESGKLDGQSLRLDSPSAVQLAVLQEELRRRPQPLEDMLADENLPFLDGHVQDAQRADRNYAYAWGLAWYLTFHEQKLAGHALDRYVSEDSRQFTPVERFEKFTGKKLAPFETDWRRAMLELRVPK from the coding sequence ATGGCTCGTTATTTTCTCATCTGCTCTTTTCTGGTGATTGTCGCACATTGGTCTGCGCACAATCTCTGCGCGCAAAGTCCGAAACCTTCGGCACCGAAAACACTTGGCGCTTGGAAGCTAGAAGAGTTGCTCCTCAAAGATGGGAAGGTCTACAAGGGGGTCGTGCAGGACGAGCGCGAGTACGATCTTGACTTTGCCGAGATCATGCAGCCTGCGGGCAAGCCAATGTATGGCGTGTTGCGGTGGGTGAATAAGCGCGAAGTTCTGAAGTTGACCAAGTTGCCCAAAGAAGAGCATGAGGAACTATTGCAGCGGTTCGAGCAGTTTCGGAATCGCACGGTGATTGAAGCGGGCCGTATGGAAGAACTGCTACTCAAGCAGGACGAGGTCGGCGGCAAGCTGCATCACCTTTACGATGGGCCGTGGTTCCGCGTCGATAGCACTACGGACGAAGAGACCACGCGCCGCTGCGTGGTGCGCATCGAACAAATCTTTCGTGCTTATCGCATGGTTCTGCCGCCCAAAGGACGACCGCCGGAACCCCTGACCGTTCGACTGTTCGGTTCGCTCGATGAATATCGCGCCGAACTACGGCGGATGAAGTTGAACATCAAGAACCCGGCATTCTATTCCACTCGTCAGCGGACGATTCTTGCCGGCAGCGATCTTAATACTTATGCCGAGCACTTGACCGAAATTCGTAGCCACCACGAAGAGTTGCGCAAGACGTGGCAAAAGTTCGACGTCGATTTCCAGCGTGAAACGGCCCGCATTATTGGCGACCTAAAAACAGCGAAGTTCACGACCGACGAAATCAATGCCGAGATACGGCTCCGCAAAGCTCGCTGGAACGAGCAACTCGTCGCCCAGTTCAACACGATTACCGAACAGGATCGTCGCAACGATGGCAAGTTCGCCGAGGTCACTGCGCAGATGTTCGCGCAGTTGTATCACGAGGCCTTTCATGCTTGGATCGACAACTTTGTCTATGCGAGTTCACGGCAGAACGTCCCTCGCTGGCTGAACGAAGGCCTGGCGCAAGTGTTCGAAAGCGGCAAGCTCGACGGTCAATCATTGCGGCTCGATTCACCTTCTGCAGTTCAACTTGCCGTGCTGCAAGAGGAACTGCGTCGGCGACCGCAGCCGCTGGAAGATATGCTGGCAGATGAGAACTTGCCGTTTCTCGATGGACACGTGCAGGACGCCCAGCGGGCCGATCGCAACTATGCGTATGCTTGGGGTCTTGCCTGGTATCTGACGTTTCACGAGCAGAAGTTGGCAGGCCATGCGCTCGATCGCTACGTGTCTGAAGACTCCAGGCAATTCACTCCGGTGGAACGGTTCGAAAAGTTCACCGGCAAAAAGCTAGCGCCGTTCGAGACAGACTGGCGTCGAGCGATGCTGGAGTTAAGGGTGCCAAAGTAG
- a CDS encoding GumC family protein encodes MIEPQAIWQTLDFVKQALWRHRTLAIGTTFCLLGLTTIGVLMLPKSYLSEAKLFVRFGRENQLDPTASTGQAISINETRESEINSLQEILRSRAMLDRVVSELGPQYILEGKDLGPEVKVTTVGNDRSTTRSEGNEYTSQETSEGTPSRAHQLAVQKLEKDLEIFSPRKTTIIAVRAKAKNPEIAQRIVSKLVETYLDEHVRVHRTPGSFEFFESQTNSFQDQWKLAANDLQKFKTTMGIVTIDGKRTQLQLQISDLEQRLLAAESEVTSSEARIVSLKSAIRLLPEFIASQKVQQPSVAMEGMKQTLFQLQSREQELRSKMTPNHPMVIAVQHQMEDLQQILGEHDVNSVQQTHVINPARQTLELDLLKEQSQVDSLAGRIASLKSQQAAFYVALGELNTDEVKLANLQRDMDLAENRYRSYSEKLEQARINRSLDEERISSLSIFQPATYAIQPQGPRKLMIIALGGFVAIGGGLILALAMAWFNPVLLSAELIQRQLQLPVLGTVAMH; translated from the coding sequence ATGATCGAACCACAAGCCATCTGGCAAACGCTGGACTTTGTTAAGCAAGCCCTCTGGCGTCACCGCACGCTCGCAATCGGTACGACCTTTTGCCTGCTCGGACTGACAACCATTGGCGTTTTAATGCTGCCGAAGTCGTACTTGTCTGAAGCCAAGCTGTTCGTACGCTTTGGCCGCGAGAATCAACTCGACCCCACCGCCTCGACCGGGCAAGCAATCTCGATCAACGAGACGCGAGAAAGCGAAATCAACTCGTTGCAAGAGATCCTGCGCAGCCGGGCCATGCTCGACCGCGTGGTGAGCGAACTGGGCCCCCAATACATTCTGGAAGGCAAAGATCTGGGGCCAGAAGTGAAGGTGACGACGGTTGGCAACGACCGCTCGACGACGCGTTCCGAGGGGAATGAATACACTTCCCAAGAAACGTCGGAGGGAACTCCTTCCCGCGCCCACCAACTGGCGGTGCAGAAGCTGGAAAAAGATCTGGAGATTTTCTCGCCACGTAAAACGACGATCATTGCCGTAAGAGCCAAGGCCAAGAATCCCGAAATTGCGCAACGAATTGTCTCCAAACTGGTGGAGACCTATCTCGATGAACACGTCCGCGTACATCGCACGCCCGGTTCGTTCGAGTTCTTCGAGAGTCAGACCAACTCATTCCAGGATCAATGGAAATTGGCTGCCAATGACTTGCAGAAGTTCAAGACCACGATGGGAATTGTGACCATCGACGGTAAGCGGACGCAGCTGCAGTTGCAGATCAGCGATCTTGAACAACGACTGCTGGCGGCTGAGTCGGAAGTCACTTCGTCGGAAGCTCGCATTGTGTCCTTGAAGTCGGCGATCCGCCTATTGCCTGAATTCATTGCCTCGCAAAAGGTGCAGCAGCCGAGCGTGGCGATGGAAGGCATGAAGCAGACGCTGTTTCAGTTGCAAAGCCGCGAACAGGAACTCCGCTCGAAGATGACGCCGAATCATCCGATGGTGATTGCCGTGCAGCATCAAATGGAAGACCTGCAACAGATTCTGGGCGAACACGATGTGAATAGCGTGCAACAGACGCACGTGATCAATCCGGCGCGGCAGACGCTCGAACTCGACTTGCTCAAAGAGCAGTCGCAGGTTGATTCGCTGGCTGGGCGAATTGCTTCGCTCAAATCACAACAAGCGGCTTTTTACGTCGCCCTCGGCGAGTTGAATACCGACGAAGTGAAGCTGGCGAATTTGCAGCGAGACATGGATCTGGCAGAGAACCGCTACCGCAGCTACTCCGAAAAACTGGAACAAGCACGCATCAATCGCTCGCTCGACGAAGAACGCATCAGCAGCTTGAGCATCTTTCAGCCGGCGACTTACGCGATTCAACCGCAGGGTCCGCGCAAGCTGATGATTATCGCGCTGGGTGGTTTTGTAGCGATTGGCGGCGGCCTGATTCTGGCTTTGGCCATGGCCTGGTTTAACCCGGTGTTGCTCAGTGCTGAATTGATCCAACGCCAATTGCAACTTCCCGTGCTCGGCACCGTGGCAATGCACTAA
- a CDS encoding polysaccharide deacetylase family protein produces MNQLQLSSTMIASADGLERAADSYWSAPITPVVRKPARDPRFVEKTARGVAVALNEICGSCQRTGFGILMYHRVIDTVPGQPRPTWNVTPAQFEEQLSGLLKRGYDPWPLHRVLEHHEKQWTIPRRVFVVTFDDGYQNNFTRAFPILQKLRVPATIFLATRYLDSDENFPNDDWLLSGSAEASPEAWRPMTTDECRQLQKSGLVELGAHTHSHDDYRGRPDYFRADLQHCCEVLREKFGIERPTFAFPYGTKNNGFAGPDLVQAARETDVCCSLTTEAEIITAQTDPFDWGRLVAEDIDTSTTLAAKLGGWISAARKVKHFIKGLRGGKKSTGDDNSDSTPERSSAAD; encoded by the coding sequence GTGAATCAACTTCAACTCAGTTCGACGATGATTGCTTCGGCTGACGGCTTAGAACGCGCTGCCGATTCATATTGGTCAGCTCCCATCACGCCGGTGGTACGCAAGCCAGCGCGCGATCCGCGGTTTGTCGAGAAAACAGCCCGTGGCGTGGCCGTGGCACTGAACGAAATCTGCGGCTCTTGTCAGCGCACCGGGTTTGGCATCTTGATGTATCATCGGGTAATCGACACAGTACCCGGTCAGCCGCGACCCACCTGGAACGTGACCCCCGCGCAGTTCGAAGAACAGCTGAGTGGCCTGCTCAAACGCGGCTACGATCCGTGGCCTTTGCATCGCGTGCTGGAGCATCACGAGAAGCAATGGACCATTCCGCGCCGCGTGTTTGTCGTTACGTTCGATGATGGTTACCAAAACAACTTCACCCGAGCGTTCCCGATTTTGCAGAAGTTGCGCGTGCCGGCGACAATCTTCCTGGCGACGCGCTACCTCGATTCCGACGAGAACTTTCCGAACGACGACTGGCTGTTGAGCGGTTCCGCAGAGGCTTCGCCTGAAGCCTGGCGGCCGATGACGACCGACGAATGTCGGCAATTGCAAAAGTCTGGACTGGTCGAACTCGGTGCTCACACGCATTCGCATGACGACTATCGTGGCCGCCCCGACTACTTCCGCGCCGACTTGCAGCATTGCTGCGAAGTGCTGCGCGAGAAGTTCGGCATCGAGCGGCCGACGTTTGCCTTTCCTTATGGCACCAAGAACAACGGCTTCGCCGGCCCGGACCTGGTTCAGGCGGCGCGCGAGACCGACGTCTGCTGCAGTCTGACGACCGAAGCCGAAATCATTACCGCCCAGACGGATCCCTTCGATTGGGGCCGGCTGGTGGCGGAAGACATCGATACCTCGACGACCCTGGCTGCCAAACTGGGTGGCTGGATTTCTGCGGCGCGAAAAGTGAAGCACTTTATCAAGGGTTTGCGCGGCGGAAAGAAATCGACCGGCGACGACAACTCAGACTCTACTCCGGAGCGATCGAGCGCTGCCGATTGA
- a CDS encoding ATP-binding cassette domain-containing protein yields the protein MPLVTVRDLRIGYRGPLLLDGVNCQIDAGQRIGLLGRNGAGKTTFIRILTGEVQPDAGEVLYAPGFKMSLLPQDVPPEISGRVHDVIASGVKETGEDHEPEWQVEQRLEQLVAEMQLPIEAEFRTLSTGMKRRVLLARALVSKPDLLLLDEPTNHLDVTSITWLEEFLARWNATLIFVTHDRMFLRKLATRILEVDRGRLFDWSCDYDTFLKRKEDALAAEEKQNALFDKKLAEEEVWIRTGVKARRTRNEGRVRALERMRRSRSERQEKTGKVELVIQEAQRSGALVADVKDVTFAYGDKPVVQDFSTMIMRGDKIGIIGPNGAGKTTLLRILLGQLQPQTGNVRLGTNLEIAYFDQLRHQLREDETVQQSVGDGNDTIRWEGGSRHVIGYLQDFLFTPERSRTLVKFLSGGERNRVLLAKLFTKPANVIVLDEPTNDLDAETLELLEERLVEFSGTVLLVSHDREFLNNVVGSTLVFEDGNVKEYVGGYDDWQRQRASRLEREAEKARAATSTSAGAKTSSSTPAAPKRKLSYKEQKELDGLPAKIEQLESKIAELHATLAQPEFYKQPADRIAAEQANLKSLEDQLTAAFARWETLEK from the coding sequence ATGCCGCTTGTTACGGTTCGGGATTTACGCATCGGTTATCGGGGACCGCTGCTGCTGGATGGAGTCAACTGCCAGATCGATGCGGGCCAGCGCATCGGCTTGCTTGGCCGCAACGGCGCGGGCAAAACCACGTTCATTCGCATTTTGACGGGTGAAGTACAGCCCGATGCCGGCGAAGTCCTCTATGCGCCGGGCTTCAAAATGTCGTTATTGCCCCAAGATGTGCCCCCGGAAATCAGCGGGCGCGTGCACGACGTGATTGCCAGCGGCGTAAAAGAGACGGGGGAAGATCATGAGCCCGAATGGCAAGTGGAACAGCGCCTGGAACAACTAGTCGCCGAAATGCAGTTGCCCATCGAGGCCGAGTTTCGCACGCTATCGACCGGCATGAAGCGCCGCGTCCTACTCGCCCGGGCGCTTGTTTCAAAGCCCGACTTGCTGCTCCTGGATGAACCGACGAATCACCTGGACGTCACTTCAATCACATGGCTGGAAGAATTTCTCGCCCGCTGGAACGCCACGCTCATTTTTGTGACGCACGACCGGATGTTCCTCCGCAAGTTAGCTACGCGCATTCTGGAGGTCGATCGCGGCCGGCTGTTCGACTGGAGTTGCGACTACGATACCTTCCTCAAGCGCAAGGAAGATGCCCTCGCCGCCGAAGAGAAGCAAAACGCCCTCTTCGATAAGAAACTGGCGGAGGAAGAAGTCTGGATCCGCACCGGCGTCAAAGCGCGCCGCACGCGCAACGAGGGACGCGTCCGCGCGCTCGAACGAATGCGCCGCAGTCGAAGCGAACGACAAGAGAAGACCGGCAAGGTAGAACTTGTCATTCAAGAGGCGCAGCGCAGTGGGGCTTTGGTGGCGGACGTCAAGGATGTGACCTTCGCCTATGGCGATAAGCCCGTCGTGCAGGACTTCTCAACCATGATCATGCGCGGCGATAAGATTGGCATTATCGGTCCCAATGGTGCCGGCAAGACCACACTCCTCCGCATCCTGCTTGGTCAACTGCAACCACAAACAGGAAACGTGCGACTCGGCACCAACTTGGAAATCGCTTACTTCGATCAGTTGCGGCATCAGCTGCGCGAAGATGAAACCGTGCAGCAAAGCGTCGGCGATGGGAACGACACCATCCGCTGGGAAGGTGGTAGCCGGCACGTCATCGGTTATCTGCAAGATTTTCTCTTCACGCCCGAGCGCTCGCGCACACTCGTCAAGTTCCTTTCCGGTGGTGAACGGAATCGCGTACTGCTTGCCAAGCTCTTCACCAAACCCGCCAATGTGATTGTCCTCGACGAACCGACGAACGACCTCGATGCCGAAACGCTTGAGTTGCTCGAAGAGCGACTCGTTGAGTTCTCTGGTACGGTGTTGCTGGTTAGTCACGATCGCGAATTTTTGAACAACGTCGTGGGCAGCACGCTCGTCTTTGAAGACGGCAACGTGAAAGAGTACGTCGGGGGCTACGACGACTGGCAACGTCAGCGAGCCAGCCGGCTCGAACGCGAGGCCGAGAAAGCACGGGCAGCAACCTCAACCTCTGCCGGGGCTAAGACAAGTTCCTCGACTCCTGCCGCACCGAAGAGAAAACTCTCTTACAAGGAGCAAAAGGAACTCGACGGACTTCCAGCGAAGATCGAACAGCTGGAAAGCAAAATCGCCGAACTCCACGCCACGCTTGCTCAGCCTGAATTCTACAAACAGCCGGCTGACCGCATCGCCGCGGAACAGGCCAATCTTAAATCGCTCGAAGACCAACTCACCGCCGCCTTCGCGCGCTGGGAAACGTTGGAGAAGTAA
- a CDS encoding GNAT family N-acetyltransferase, whose translation MNQATLSQLPDEPAPILPAVQPTLRSKRLRLRPFDISDARVVQLLAGDKEVAHNTRLIPHPYPDGLAEAWITSLPAIYEAGKGVSFAITLPAGDVIGSIGLMINSVDNHAEMGYWVGRPYWNHGYCTEAAQAVLKYAFDKLKLERVFANYLARNPASGRVLSKLGMTQEGCFRSHRFKHGQYEDLIVCGVLRKEFAAKKS comes from the coding sequence GTGAATCAAGCTACCCTGTCGCAATTGCCGGACGAGCCCGCTCCGATTCTTCCTGCCGTGCAACCCACGCTCCGCAGCAAGCGCCTCCGCTTGCGCCCATTCGATATTTCCGATGCTCGCGTCGTGCAACTTTTGGCCGGCGATAAGGAAGTCGCTCATAACACCAGGCTAATCCCGCACCCTTATCCGGACGGCCTGGCCGAAGCCTGGATTACCTCGCTCCCCGCGATTTACGAAGCGGGCAAAGGCGTCTCGTTCGCGATCACGCTTCCCGCTGGCGATGTAATCGGCAGCATCGGCCTGATGATCAACAGCGTCGATAACCACGCCGAGATGGGCTACTGGGTTGGCCGCCCTTATTGGAATCACGGCTACTGCACCGAAGCGGCCCAGGCCGTTTTGAAGTACGCCTTCGACAAACTCAAGCTCGAACGAGTGTTCGCGAACTACTTGGCCCGCAATCCTGCCTCCGGTCGCGTGCTGTCGAAACTTGGCATGACTCAGGAAGGCTGCTTTCGCTCGCACCGCTTCAAACACGGGCAGTACGAAGACCTGATTGTCTGCGGTGTGCTGAGGAAAGAATTTGCGGCGAAGAAGAGTTAG
- a CDS encoding 3-keto-disaccharide hydrolase, giving the protein MQTKFMFTILLCTLVFVVAGQGRGQEPDAKLFASLAERAKGAEYSLFNGQNLQGWKALTCEVVVEDGKLVIAGGNGVLRTEHRYQDFVLELEYKPRKGEKYDSGIYFRAEEPAMGKPFPDRFQVNLKQGDELNLIRFPKARSSGLIKAGDWNQVKLTVIGEHATMEINGKQAWSTDGVEVKDGYLGLQVEVPLGGQFEFRNIKVKEIGYLPLFNGKDLAGWEGAGQEASACWQVEDGLLMCTGKKGPWLRTKEQYGDFNLRLEYKLKAGGNSGVYVRVPENGNHHGKDAGVEIQVLDDHAPKYKNLKDYQFTGSVYAVAPAKEHVGREAGEWNSLEIDCQGTRYRITHNGIVILNADVEEYPGLKERLTSGFLGLQNHSEAVWYRNVRIKK; this is encoded by the coding sequence ATGCAAACGAAGTTCATGTTCACCATCCTGTTGTGCACGCTGGTTTTCGTGGTGGCAGGGCAGGGTAGAGGTCAGGAACCAGATGCGAAGCTGTTTGCGTCGCTCGCCGAACGGGCGAAGGGCGCGGAGTACTCACTCTTCAATGGCCAGAACCTGCAGGGTTGGAAAGCACTGACCTGCGAGGTGGTGGTCGAAGACGGCAAGCTGGTCATCGCTGGCGGTAATGGAGTGCTGCGGACGGAGCATCGCTATCAAGACTTTGTGCTGGAATTGGAGTACAAGCCGCGCAAGGGAGAGAAGTACGACAGCGGAATCTACTTTCGCGCCGAAGAGCCGGCGATGGGCAAGCCTTTTCCCGATCGCTTTCAAGTCAATCTGAAGCAAGGGGACGAACTGAACCTGATTCGTTTTCCCAAGGCCCGCAGCAGCGGATTGATTAAGGCGGGCGACTGGAACCAGGTGAAGCTGACCGTAATCGGCGAGCACGCGACCATGGAGATTAACGGCAAGCAGGCCTGGTCGACCGACGGCGTTGAAGTGAAGGACGGTTATCTCGGCTTGCAGGTCGAAGTGCCGCTAGGTGGGCAGTTTGAGTTTCGGAATATCAAAGTGAAGGAAATCGGCTATCTGCCTTTGTTCAACGGCAAGGATCTGGCGGGCTGGGAAGGAGCCGGTCAAGAGGCCAGTGCTTGCTGGCAAGTGGAAGATGGCTTGCTGATGTGCACCGGCAAGAAGGGACCGTGGTTACGCACCAAGGAGCAATACGGCGACTTCAATCTGCGACTGGAGTACAAGTTGAAGGCTGGCGGCAACTCGGGTGTGTACGTGCGGGTGCCGGAAAACGGCAATCATCACGGCAAAGATGCGGGTGTCGAAATTCAAGTTCTCGACGATCACGCTCCCAAATACAAAAACTTGAAAGACTATCAGTTCACCGGCAGCGTGTACGCCGTTGCTCCCGCGAAAGAGCACGTCGGTCGCGAAGCGGGCGAGTGGAATTCGCTGGAGATCGATTGCCAGGGGACTCGTTACCGCATCACCCACAACGGCATCGTCATCTTAAACGCCGATGTCGAGGAATATCCAGGATTGAAAGAACGCCTGACCAGCGGCTTTTTAGGCCTGCAGAATCACAGCGAAGCTGTCTGGTACCGGAATGTGCGGATCAAGAAGTAG
- a CDS encoding lipopolysaccharide biosynthesis protein encodes MSNLPTTQSVALDVPQTAGRISRITILLKRLASSKLLQSSGLSIFDQAIVSGTSFVTSVILGRCAGREDLGIYYLALSIVLLVRGLQEQLVSAPYMIYCSRQTKADQPRYAASSLLHQCLISLFAVVGLALVAVMGWGPAGIQQTMFLLVCAAPLLWMREYVRQLSFAHLDVRAAIVTDATIAVTQLGGLAYLAWLGELNVGSAIAVMGICCGLASVAWLASGRQKFTLSWSAAWVDWCHNWTFSRWALASHILACSAPYILPWVVAATHGERETGTLGACATLVGLSNMFLIGLANYLSPKAARAYAEQGLPELKRVLRQTAIMFVAGLGSMSVCAFIGGHHVAALVYGPEFIDTRWIIGVLSLSVLANSLGVTAGNGLWALERPSASFFADLCSLIVTIIATASLVPAFGPLGAAIAGLTGTASDAVIRGWTLRRTMREFEHLPNISAGGSA; translated from the coding sequence ATGAGCAACTTGCCGACCACCCAATCTGTTGCTCTTGATGTGCCGCAAACTGCTGGCCGGATTAGTCGTATCACGATCTTGCTCAAGCGACTCGCCAGCAGCAAGCTGCTGCAAAGCAGTGGGCTCTCGATCTTCGATCAAGCGATTGTCAGTGGCACCAGCTTCGTCACTAGCGTGATTCTCGGCCGCTGTGCGGGGCGCGAAGATCTCGGCATTTACTATCTGGCGTTAAGCATTGTGCTGCTGGTGCGCGGCTTGCAGGAACAGTTGGTTTCTGCACCTTACATGATTTATTGCTCGCGCCAGACAAAGGCCGATCAGCCCCGCTATGCGGCGAGTTCGCTGCTTCATCAGTGCTTGATTTCGCTGTTTGCCGTCGTGGGACTCGCGCTCGTCGCGGTAATGGGCTGGGGACCAGCGGGCATTCAGCAGACGATGTTCTTGCTGGTTTGTGCCGCTCCCTTGTTGTGGATGCGGGAGTACGTTCGGCAGCTGTCGTTTGCTCATCTCGATGTCCGTGCTGCGATCGTTACCGACGCGACCATTGCAGTTACGCAACTCGGCGGTCTCGCTTACCTGGCCTGGCTCGGTGAACTGAATGTTGGCTCTGCGATTGCTGTGATGGGAATTTGCTGTGGACTGGCGAGCGTGGCCTGGCTGGCCAGTGGCCGACAGAAGTTCACACTCTCGTGGTCGGCCGCTTGGGTCGATTGGTGCCACAACTGGACATTCAGTCGTTGGGCCTTGGCCAGTCACATCTTGGCGTGTTCGGCTCCGTACATTTTGCCTTGGGTTGTGGCTGCAACTCATGGCGAACGTGAAACGGGCACACTGGGCGCGTGCGCGACGCTGGTCGGACTGTCGAATATGTTCTTGATCGGGCTGGCGAATTATCTCAGCCCCAAAGCGGCGCGGGCTTATGCGGAGCAAGGGTTGCCCGAATTGAAACGAGTCCTGCGGCAGACGGCGATCATGTTCGTCGCCGGATTAGGATCGATGTCGGTCTGTGCCTTCATTGGCGGGCATCACGTTGCTGCGTTGGTTTATGGTCCCGAGTTTATCGACACGCGCTGGATCATTGGTGTTCTATCGCTCAGTGTGCTCGCGAATAGTTTGGGTGTGACCGCAGGAAATGGCTTGTGGGCGTTGGAGCGTCCGAGCGCTAGTTTCTTTGCCGACTTGTGCTCGCTGATTGTCACGATCATTGCTACGGCCTCGCTGGTACCGGCCTTTGGACCACTCGGAGCGGCGATTGCAGGATTAACTGGCACCGCCAGCGATGCGGTCATTCGCGGCTGGACGCTGCGGCGTACGATGCGTGAATTTGAACATTTGCCGAACATCTCTGCGGGAGGCTCGGCATGA